The Ralstonia pickettii DTP0602 genome segment TCGGACCAGCGCAGCAGCAGGAAGGCCGCAAAGATCTCGCGGACCAGCGATCTGGACTCGCTGATTGGCATCTCGCCCCTCAGCACGTCCAACGCAGCAACCCACTTGGTGGTGTCCTCGTGCAGTTCTTTGTCTTGCACGTTCCTCACAGCTCCCCCGCGAAGGCCTTGCGGAGGATGGCCTCACGCATGGCTCCACTCTCGGACATCACGGCGCTCAGTTCAGCAACGAGTTGCGCAGCCTGAGCTTCACGCTGCTCCATCTGTTCCAAGAGGCGCGCTTGCTCAGCGATTGCCGGCACCGGAAACGGAATCGAACGCAAATTCTCCGAATTGATGTTGAATTGCCCCGCAGATGTCCGCCTGCGACTGTCAATCTCTGCGCGACCGTTCGTGCTGTTGAGAAAGTAGGCCAGATAACGCGGCAGGACCTTCGTTGTGTCGACGCGAACTCGGATGAGGTACGAGGCGAAGCCGAAAGAATGCCCTAGTCCCTCACCGTTGAATACGGCGCAGCGCCCCACCAAATCTCGGCTGCCATTGGTTCGGACAAACAGCAAGTCGCCACTTGAAAGGCGAACTCGGTCTTCGTCCGCCTTGGTCAGATTGCAGTACTTCAGGTCATCGAAGTTAACGGCCCCTTGAGCAACGTTCGGGATACGCAAGATTGGAGTACCGGTAGCCTCTGTATGGCACTTTTGCGATGTGCCGTACCGAGTCTCCGTCGAGATTTCGCCAATGGTCATCACCGGGGCGATGTTTGCTTGCGAAGCAAAAACTTCGTTCAACACAGAGGGTAAGACGGCCGTTGCTTCTTGAAAGGTCTCGCGCCTGAGCCTCTCAATTTCCTCCACCCTCTCCATACACGCCTTTATGCGGGCGACGATGCGGCGTTGCTCGTCTCGCGCTGGAAAGGTGAAATCAATTCCACGAATGGATTTGGCCGAAAGGTGTTTAACCGTCACATATGGCGTTGCGTCTTCAATTCGCTTAAGGTGCGCATTGATGCCAAACCCTACAAACTCCGGTTCGATTTCATTTGAAAAATCAATGAGTCTACAAACTCGCTGATTCAGAAGGCTATCGTCGCCGGACCACCGATAGCAGCGGAATTCGCCGTCCATACCGATCAGGAGCTCCCCCGCGCGAACGACGTATTTGTCGTCGAACTCCCCATTAAATCGAATGGCTGTATCAGAGCCATTCTTCAGATCACGAATACGGATTAGCGGCATCCCTTGGATCTCGGAAAACTTATCCGACTCAAAGGCAAAGCCATTCTGTACATCAAGTAGCTCGCCAAGCTTCTTGGTATTCCAGCCAGTCAGCATTAATCGTCCCCTTCGAGCAGGAATTCGAGCTCGTCCAGAAGCTCTGTAATCCGGGCCTCTTTGGTCTTGATCGACTCCACCAGTTCCAAGGCTGGCCGGTGTTCGTAGTCATCCACCCGGTTTGGGTTTTTGGCCGAAAGGTCATAGCCCTTAGCCACAATGGTGGCCAGCGGCACAGTCCAGGAGTTCTCACCTTCCACACGGCTTTGCCACTTCTCCAGAAAGTCGGGGAGTTGGTTGCCTGCAATGGGCTTGCGCGTCTGCTTCAGCTCGAAGCCGTCGTTGGTCAGGTCGTAATACCAGATGCAGTCCGTGCCCGAGCCGTCTTCGGCGCGGTCGAAGAAAATCACGTTTGTTTTGACACCGGTGTAGGGCAGGAAGCAACCCGCCGGCAGCGACAGTATGGTGTGCACCTTGAACTGCTCTAACAGTTCCTTGCGCACCTTTTGATCCGGCCCCCCCCGGAATAGCACGCCTTCGGGGATGACGACTGCGGCGCGGCCGCCCTTGGCCAGGTTGGCCATGATGTGCTGCAAGAACAGGCACTCGGTAGCGCTGCTGCGCACGCGGAAGTTGGTTTGCAGCTCCTGCGCCATTTTGCCGCCGTAAGGTGGGTTGGCGAGGATAACCTGGTATTTGTCTTTCTCGGCGACGTTATGGCTGTGAACTTCCAGCGTGTTGGCCAGCTCCAGGTTGGCACCCTCGATGCCGTGCAGGATCATGTTCATCGAGCCCAACAGATAGGTCAAGGGCTTGAGCTCCAGGCCAAAGAAGGCCTTGTGCTGCAAATCGTCCAGTTGTTTACCGCTGAGGGTGCTGTGATGGCGCAAGTAATCCGCGGCCTCGCCCAAAAAACCGGCCGTGCCGAAGCAGGGGTCGTACACGCGCTCGCCGGCCTTTGGCTGCACCACCTGCACCATGGCGCGGATGATGTGGCGCTGAGTGTAGAACTCGCCGGCGTAACCGGCCGAGTCGGCAGCCACGCGCTTGAGCAGGTCTTCGTAAATCTCAGACAGGACAATGACATCGGTCTCGCTGGAGAAGTGCAGCTTGTCGACCTGCTGCACCACCTTGGCAAAGCTCACACCCCGGCGGCCGTAGTTGCGCACGTTGTCGAATATTCGGCGGAAGCGCTGGGCCAGCGCATCATTGCCCAGGCCTTTGGTCCGGTCAGGGCTGGTGAGCTTGATCCACAGTTTGCCGTCCACGAACTCCAGCATCTCGTCGGGGTGGTCGGTGTCCTTGGCCCAATGGCTCCAGGCATACTCGCCGGCTAGACGACGCTCGTAAGGCGTGTCATCGAAGGCGGCTTCCTGCTCCTTGCGCGTTTCAGCTTCGTCAAAGGCCTTGAGGAAGAAAAGCCACGCGAGCTGCTCAACATAGTTGCGGGCATCCACGCCCTCGGCATTGAGCTGATCGCAGGCGTTCTTTACGATCTGCTGCACTTCCTGGCGGCGGTGATCGGTGGTGTTTTGGGTCATGTTGATTCCTGTTGCTCTTTGGGCCCGGCCGCATTAGGCGGCCATGGGCACGTAAAGGTGCTTCTTCACCAGCTCAAGGTCGGCCTTAAGCAGCGCCGGGCCGCCGTAGCGCTGGGTCAGCGTGGCGAAGCTGCCGAACTGTTCGGCAAACTGCGGTGCGCTATAGGTGCGAGCCTGCTCGAGGTCGTCGATGCCAAATAGGCGGTAGTGGTCGAGCGCGGTTTGCCACAGGTGGGTCTTGAAGCGCTGGCTCTCGGCCAGCGCGGCTTCGCCCAAGTGGTCGAGCAGCCAGATCTGGTCTTCGTCCCACAGGCGGTTGGCACGGTCGGCGCGGTTGGGTACACGTGGCAGCTGGAAGCCGATCTTGGCCAGGATGTCCACGTCGTCGGCATCGGGCAGGTCGAGGTAATGCCGGAAGGCTGAGGGATAAATGTCACGATCGTGCAGGGCCTCACGCAATTCTTGGCGGCTTCCTTTGTCGATCCAGATGCGCAGCAGCTCATCCATTCCCTTGTGGCTGACATCCAGGATGAACTCGCGCGACTGCTCGGTGTACTCGTCAAACGGCACCTTGCGGCCATCGGCCAGACAGACATAGCGGTTCTCGGTGGAGATGACCACCGAAACGCCTTCCCCTATGGGTTTGGGCGTAGTGTCCTCGCCCTTCTTCTTGGGCTTGCTGCCGGCGGCCGTGGCCTTTTGCCGGTTGGCGGGAT includes the following:
- a CDS encoding hypothetical protein (K01154: hsdS; type I restriction enzyme, S subunit [EC:3.1.21.3]), whose translation is MLTGWNTKKLGELLDVQNGFAFESDKFSEIQGMPLIRIRDLKNGSDTAIRFNGEFDDKYVVRAGELLIGMDGEFRCYRWSGDDSLLNQRVCRLIDFSNEIEPEFVGFGINAHLKRIEDATPYVTVKHLSAKSIRGIDFTFPARDEQRRIVARIKACMERVEEIERLRRETFQEATAVLPSVLNEVFASQANIAPVMTIGEISTETRYGTSQKCHTEATGTPILRIPNVAQGAVNFDDLKYCNLTKADEDRVRLSSGDLLFVRTNGSRDLVGRCAVFNGEGLGHSFGFASYLIRVRVDTTKVLPRYLAYFLNSTNGRAEIDSRRRTSAGQFNINSENLRSIPFPVPAIAEQARLLEQMEQREAQAAQLVAELSAVMSESGAMREAILRKAFAGEL
- a CDS encoding hypothetical protein (K03427: hsdM; type I restriction enzyme M protein [EC:2.1.1.72]): MTQNTTDHRRQEVQQIVKNACDQLNAEGVDARNYVEQLAWLFFLKAFDEAETRKEQEAAFDDTPYERRLAGEYAWSHWAKDTDHPDEMLEFVDGKLWIKLTSPDRTKGLGNDALAQRFRRIFDNVRNYGRRGVSFAKVVQQVDKLHFSSETDVIVLSEIYEDLLKRVAADSAGYAGEFYTQRHIIRAMVQVVQPKAGERVYDPCFGTAGFLGEAADYLRHHSTLSGKQLDDLQHKAFFGLELKPLTYLLGSMNMILHGIEGANLELANTLEVHSHNVAEKDKYQVILANPPYGGKMAQELQTNFRVRSSATECLFLQHIMANLAKGGRAAVVIPEGVLFRGGPDQKVRKELLEQFKVHTILSLPAGCFLPYTGVKTNVIFFDRAEDGSGTDCIWYYDLTNDGFELKQTRKPIAGNQLPDFLEKWQSRVEGENSWTVPLATIVAKGYDLSAKNPNRVDDYEHRPALELVESIKTKEARITELLDELEFLLEGDD